The Streptomyces tendae genome has a window encoding:
- a CDS encoding sugar ABC transporter ATP-binding protein translates to MSSRSPDELLRIEGIRKTFPGVVALDGVDFDLRRGEVHVLLGENGAGKSTLIKMLSGAYTPDAGRITVGGEEVRINGAQDSEKLGIATIYQEFNLVPDLTVAENIFLGRQPRRLGMIDRKRMDADAEVLLKRVGVDVSPRARVRELGIARLQMVEIAKALSLDARVLIMDEPTAVLTSEEVEKLFSIVRRLREDGVGIVFITHHLEEIAALGDRVTVIRDGRSVGQVPASTPEDELVRLMVGRSIDQQYPRERADAGDALLKVEGLTRNGVFHDVSFEVRAGEVVGIAGLVGAGRTEVARAVFGADPYDAGTVHVGGVRLRGHDVNAAMEAGVGLVPEDRKGQGLVLDASVEENLGLVTLRSSSRAGLVDLKGQREAAARIAGQLGVRMAGLGQHVRTLSGGNQQKVVIGKWLLAHTKVLILDEPTRGIDVGAKVEIYQLINELTAAGAAVLMISSDLPEVLGMSDRVLVMAQGRLAGELDAGEATQDAVMALAVSTTSPSNGTEAPGGH, encoded by the coding sequence GTGAGCAGCCGCAGTCCTGACGAGTTGCTGCGCATCGAGGGCATCCGCAAGACCTTCCCCGGCGTGGTCGCGCTCGACGGCGTCGACTTCGACCTGCGCCGGGGCGAGGTGCACGTGCTCCTCGGCGAGAACGGCGCCGGCAAGAGCACGCTGATCAAGATGCTCTCCGGCGCCTACACGCCCGACGCCGGCCGGATCACGGTCGGCGGCGAGGAGGTGCGCATCAACGGTGCGCAGGACTCAGAGAAGCTCGGGATCGCCACCATCTACCAGGAGTTCAACCTGGTCCCCGACCTGACGGTCGCGGAGAACATCTTCCTCGGGCGGCAGCCGCGCCGCCTCGGGATGATCGACCGGAAGCGGATGGACGCGGACGCCGAGGTGCTGCTGAAGCGCGTCGGGGTCGACGTCTCCCCCCGGGCGCGGGTGCGGGAACTGGGCATCGCCCGGCTCCAGATGGTCGAGATCGCCAAGGCCCTCAGCCTGGACGCGCGCGTGCTCATCATGGACGAGCCGACCGCCGTGCTGACCTCCGAGGAGGTCGAGAAGCTGTTCTCGATCGTGCGGCGGCTGCGCGAGGACGGCGTCGGGATCGTCTTCATCACCCACCACCTGGAGGAGATCGCCGCCCTGGGAGACCGGGTCACGGTCATCCGGGACGGCCGCAGCGTCGGCCAGGTGCCCGCCTCCACGCCGGAGGACGAGCTCGTACGGCTCATGGTGGGGCGGTCCATCGACCAGCAGTACCCGCGCGAGCGCGCCGATGCCGGGGACGCCCTGCTCAAGGTCGAGGGACTGACGCGTAACGGCGTGTTCCACGACGTCAGCTTCGAGGTGCGGGCCGGTGAGGTCGTCGGCATCGCGGGGCTGGTCGGTGCCGGGCGAACGGAGGTGGCGCGGGCGGTGTTCGGGGCCGACCCGTACGACGCCGGGACCGTGCACGTCGGCGGGGTGCGGCTGCGCGGCCACGACGTGAACGCCGCCATGGAGGCCGGGGTCGGGCTCGTGCCCGAGGACCGCAAGGGGCAGGGGCTGGTGCTGGACGCCTCCGTCGAGGAGAACCTCGGCCTGGTCACCCTCCGCTCCTCCTCCCGGGCGGGGCTCGTCGACCTCAAGGGGCAGCGCGAGGCCGCGGCCCGCATCGCCGGGCAGCTCGGGGTGCGGATGGCCGGTCTCGGCCAGCACGTGCGCACCCTGTCCGGCGGCAACCAGCAGAAGGTCGTCATCGGCAAGTGGCTGCTGGCGCACACCAAGGTGCTCATCCTCGACGAGCCGACGCGCGGCATCGACGTCGGCGCGAAGGTCGAGATCTACCAGCTGATCAACGAGCTGACGGCGGCCGGAGCCGCGGTGCTCATGATCTCCAGCGACCTGCCCGAGGTGCTCGGCATGAGCGACCGGGTCCTGGTCATGGCGCAGGGCCGGCTCGCCGGCGAACTCGACGCCGGAGAGGCCACCCAGGACGCCGTGATGGCCCTCGCCGTCAGCACCACTTCCCCCAGCAACGGAACGGAGGCCCCCGGTGGCCACTGA